CATATAGTCCAACAGACCGTGGTTGGATTCGGTGATGTAGTCCTGCACCTCAAAGAACTTCTTAGAGTAGATGTTTGACCAGCTATTTTCCTGACCATCAATGGCGTTGGTCTGGAGCAGGGTGAAGACCTCAGAGAAGGGCTTCTTCAATGGTGTTGCTTTAACGGCATGGAACTGAGCCGACAGTACGTCTGAAGACATGATGCGGAATTTCAGACCGTGGGCGTCGGTTGGTACCTTCAAAGGCTGACTGGCCGAGAGCTGCTTTAGACCATTGTGGAGGTAACCAAGACCGACCAAACCTTTTTTCTTCATGGACTGAAGAAGCTTTTGACCTTCAGGACCTTTTTGAAAACGATCCACAGCCGCCATGTCTTTAAACAAGAAAGGCAGGTCAAAGATCTGCAGCTTCTTGGTGAATTTCTTAAACTTGGACAGTGCAGGTGCAGCCATGTGCACATCACCCAACAACATGGCCTCTAGAACTTTGTTATCTCCATACAGCTGGGAGTTCGGATAAACCTCCACAACCACTTTACCGTTCAAGCGCTTCTCCACCAGCTCCTTGAACTTAATTGCCATAATCCCTTTGGGGGTGTTTTCAGCAACCACGTGGCTGAACTTAATCACGATGGGCTTGGCCTCAGCAACAGCCATACCGCCAGCCAGAATGCAGGTTGTTAATGCTGCAGCAAAAAGAGTCTTACGCATGGTTTTCATCTCCAGTGTCACGATTGTCAGTGCATCCCTTAACTTCC
The Magnetococcus sp. PR-3 DNA segment above includes these coding regions:
- a CDS encoding TRAP transporter substrate-binding protein, which translates into the protein MRKTLFAAALTTCILAGGMAVAEAKPIVIKFSHVVAENTPKGIMAIKFKELVEKRLNGKVVVEVYPNSQLYGDNKVLEAMLLGDVHMAAPALSKFKKFTKKLQIFDLPFLFKDMAAVDRFQKGPEGQKLLQSMKKKGLVGLGYLHNGLKQLSASQPLKVPTDAHGLKFRIMSSDVLSAQFHAVKATPLKKPFSEVFTLLQTNAIDGQENSWSNIYSKKFFEVQDYITESNHGLLDYMVVTSAEFWMDLPKDIKAQVKSALTEAIDIGNAASAAKATNDREKIVVSKRSKVLTLTDAERALWVAAMKPVWKKFEKQIGKKNLDAAVASNM